The following coding sequences are from one Clostridioides difficile ATCC 9689 = DSM 1296 window:
- a CDS encoding ABC transporter ATP-binding protein has protein sequence MKKMIIEVSNLSKVVDLLNTELTILRNIDLYIEEGEFVSIMGASGSGKSSLISILSGLDKNYTGNVKVCGENLSKLTDDELAEYRNRKIGIVFQSFNLITSMSVEENIKLPLIFSDNKDYKIVDKMIKKVGLTSKTKNNIKQLSGGEKQRVAISRALVCSPNILFADEPTGSLDSTNSHAIMKLFKNINNEYGTTIVMVTHDIQMAEYSDRIISIKDGTIIK, from the coding sequence ATGAAAAAAATGATAATTGAAGTTTCAAACTTATCTAAAGTTGTAGACTTGTTAAACACAGAACTTACTATACTAAGGAATATAGATTTATACATAGAAGAAGGAGAATTTGTTTCTATAATGGGTGCTAGTGGTAGTGGGAAAAGCTCTCTAATAAGTATATTAAGTGGTCTTGATAAAAACTATACTGGAAACGTGAAAGTTTGTGGTGAGAATTTATCGAAATTAACTGATGATGAACTTGCTGAATATAGAAATAGAAAGATAGGGATTGTATTTCAATCATTTAACTTAATTACATCAATGTCTGTTGAAGAAAATATAAAATTGCCATTGATTTTTTCTGATAATAAAGATTATAAAATAGTAGATAAGATGATTAAAAAGGTTGGGTTGACATCAAAAACAAAAAATAATATTAAACAATTATCAGGTGGTGAGAAGCAAAGAGTTGCTATTTCAAGAGCTCTAGTTTGTTCTCCAAATATACTCTTTGCTGATGAACCAACTGGATCATTAGATAGTACTAATAGTCATGCTATAATGAAATTGTTTAAGAATATAAACAATGAATATGGTACTACAATAGTAATGGTTACTCATGATATTCAAATGGCAGAATATAGTGATAGGATTATAAGTATTAAAGATGGAACTATTATAAAATAG
- a CDS encoding PTS transporter subunit EIIC, which yields MKNKYEEVAQLIIDGLGGKDNIIDLTHCMTRLRFILKDEKKVNADKLKSIDKVVGVNSTSTQYQVIIGNEVGVVFNAIINKGINTTGDIKSDIKNKNKKNSILNNIIDTIIGCMTPMIPALTASGMIKVILSLCTTFNWLSSNSSTYRVLDIIGDVAFYFMPIILAINAAKKFNVNTSIAVIVVGVFLHPNFSAWVSSGDPISFIGVPIQGVIYAASVIPALLTVWMMSYIEKFIDKLTPSMLKTILNPTLVLLISAPIALIVIGPIGNFLGEGLASIINLLQGRLGFIMVCLLAAAMPFIVMTGMHHALTPIFISAFATTGQESLILISQVCANLAQGGATLAVALRSKDSKMKQLASAAWISAIMGITEPALYGVTLKLKKPAMLASIGAGIAGLFAGITHVTLYVPQNSIMAVLGLSGEKGISNIVNGLIVIFIALVAPFIMTYVFGVEKNVKEGIGKLRKCVK from the coding sequence ATGAAGAATAAATATGAAGAAGTAGCTCAATTGATAATTGATGGACTTGGAGGAAAGGATAATATAATTGACTTAACTCATTGTATGACACGATTAAGGTTCATCTTAAAAGATGAAAAGAAAGTCAATGCAGATAAATTAAAATCTATAGATAAGGTAGTTGGAGTAAACTCAACTTCAACTCAATATCAGGTCATAATAGGTAATGAGGTAGGTGTTGTATTTAATGCAATAATAAATAAGGGGATAAATACCACAGGAGATATTAAAAGCGATATAAAAAATAAAAATAAAAAAAATAGTATTTTAAATAATATAATAGATACAATAATTGGTTGTATGACACCTATGATACCAGCCCTTACAGCATCTGGGATGATAAAAGTTATATTATCTCTTTGCACCACTTTTAATTGGCTATCATCAAATTCAAGTACATATAGAGTATTAGATATAATAGGAGATGTAGCATTTTACTTTATGCCTATAATACTTGCAATAAATGCAGCTAAAAAATTTAATGTTAATACATCAATAGCAGTTATAGTAGTAGGTGTGTTTTTACATCCAAATTTCTCTGCATGGGTATCAAGTGGGGACCCTATATCATTTATAGGAGTACCAATTCAAGGTGTTATATATGCAGCATCTGTTATCCCTGCACTTTTAACAGTATGGATGATGTCATATATAGAAAAATTCATTGATAAATTAACACCTAGCATGTTAAAAACAATTTTAAATCCAACTTTAGTATTATTAATAAGTGCGCCAATAGCATTAATAGTAATTGGACCAATAGGAAATTTCTTAGGAGAGGGATTAGCTAGTATAATAAATTTACTACAAGGAAGGTTAGGATTTATAATGGTTTGTTTATTAGCAGCTGCAATGCCATTTATCGTTATGACAGGGATGCATCATGCATTGACTCCTATATTCATATCAGCATTTGCAACTACAGGACAAGAATCGCTAATATTAATATCTCAAGTTTGTGCTAATTTAGCGCAAGGTGGCGCGACATTAGCTGTAGCATTAAGAAGCAAAGATAGTAAGATGAAACAGTTAGCATCAGCTGCATGGATATCAGCTATTATGGGTATAACTGAACCAGCTCTTTATGGAGTTACATTGAAACTTAAAAAACCTGCTATGTTAGCATCTATAGGAGCAGGAATCGCAGGGTTATTTGCAGGAATTACTCATGTGACTTTATATGTTCCACAAAATAGTATAATGGCAGTACTTGGATTATCAGGGGAAAAGGGGATTTCAAATATAGTAAATGGACTTATAGTTATATTTATAGCATTGGTTGCTCCATTTATTATGACATATGTTTTTGGAGTTGAAAAAAATGTTAAGGAAGGTATAGGTAAATTAAGGAAGTGTGTTAAATAG
- the pgmB gene encoding beta-phosphoglucomutase: MKAVLFDLDGVITDTAKYHFEAWHEIAKSLDIEIDETFNEKLKGISREESLDKILLSANKVDSYTKEEKLKVCEEKNNIYIKLINSLTYKDILPGINELIKELKKNNVKLGIASASKNAPRILESLGIKDEFDCIVNPSLLKRGKPYPDIFIEGSKILNLKQYDCVGIEDSYSGIKAINAANMTSIGVGKKEVLGKYDHIVEDTSLLNYNTLLQAWSKKINLD; encoded by the coding sequence ATGAAAGCAGTCTTATTTGATCTTGATGGAGTTATAACAGATACTGCTAAGTATCATTTTGAAGCTTGGCATGAGATAGCAAAATCGCTAGATATAGAAATAGATGAAACTTTTAATGAAAAATTAAAAGGCATAAGCAGGGAAGAATCATTAGATAAAATATTGTTATCTGCTAATAAAGTAGATAGTTATACTAAAGAGGAAAAGTTAAAGGTGTGTGAAGAAAAAAATAACATTTATATAAAGTTAATAAACTCATTAACATATAAAGATATATTACCAGGGATAAATGAGCTTATAAAAGAACTTAAAAAAAATAATGTGAAATTGGGAATAGCATCTGCTAGTAAGAATGCACCTAGGATATTAGAATCTTTGGGAATAAAAGATGAATTTGATTGTATAGTAAATCCATCTTTATTAAAAAGGGGAAAACCATATCCTGATATTTTTATTGAAGGGAGCAAGATTCTAAATTTAAAACAATATGATTGTGTAGGAATAGAAGATTCTTATTCAGGTATTAAAGCTATAAATGCTGCTAATATGACATCAATTGGTGTGGGGAAAAAAGAAGTACTAGGAAAATATGACCATATTGTAGAAGATACTAGCTTATTAAATTACAATACACTATTACAAGCTTGGAGTAAAAAGATTAATTTGGATTAA
- a CDS encoding glycoside hydrolase family 65 protein, producing MSLIFTTKDQLIEQGFSKDTIKSNETLFTLANGHLGVRGNIEESDFNNEYVDNMGTYVNGFYEESPITYGESAYGYAKQNQTICKLPNAHIVNFSIEGDYFDLSKGITSEHSRILDLNEGILKRSFIWENSCGRKVKVSIERLVSQDIEELMMISYTITPLNFNGKIKFKNKMENSMEKFNCEKVDDPRVASINKKQFKINVKKYNNKYFMNLVTERSRLGLWCGFDSYITCGNITNETYNVSDECIEREIEVYAKKDERLNLEIVVGYSRVYSDLNLNEERLKSLECLESLKCLESEAHLKSLELVLREACNIGFDKVKNIQRKKMNEFWTTSDVEIEGDKTLQLGIKTNLFHIYQSAGRDGKTNISAKGLTGDGYEGHYFWDTEMYILPFFIYTQPSIARALLDYRYSILDASRERARELGINKGCLYSWRTINGNECSAYYPAGTAQFHINADIAYGIRTYFEATNDEEFMMQNGLEILIETARFWVEFGDYIESKNNKFCINGVTGPDEYTAIVNNNYYTNLMAKYNLIYAVQMVDKFKHNLFSNEVFRKVKLQEYEVKNWINAAQNMYLPYDEEKKISKQDDSFLEKSVWDFKNTPKEKYPLLLHYHPLTIYRYQVNKQADTVLSALLFPDEFSLEQKKRDFEYYEKITTHDSSLSRSIFGMMASEIGNHEKAYNYFMDTALMDINNLQKNTSDGIHAANMGGTWMSLVYGFAGMKIKNDKLSFEPRIPKHWKNIKFNILFRDNLVSVNIEEYKSYYKLIKGRNITILHDNKEIKLSKNIIEVNNCFKGSN from the coding sequence ATGAGTTTAATATTTACTACTAAGGACCAACTTATAGAGCAAGGGTTTAGTAAGGATACAATAAAATCCAATGAAACGCTGTTTACACTAGCGAATGGACATTTAGGAGTTAGAGGGAATATTGAAGAGTCTGATTTTAATAATGAGTATGTAGATAATATGGGTACATATGTAAATGGATTTTATGAAGAATCTCCAATTACATATGGAGAAAGCGCTTATGGCTATGCAAAACAAAATCAGACTATCTGTAAGTTACCTAATGCTCATATAGTAAATTTCTCTATTGAAGGAGATTATTTTGATTTATCAAAAGGTATTACAAGTGAACATTCTAGGATACTAGATTTAAATGAAGGGATTCTTAAACGTTCATTTATATGGGAAAACTCTTGTGGTAGAAAAGTTAAAGTATCTATAGAAAGATTAGTATCACAAGATATAGAAGAATTAATGATGATTTCATATACAATAACACCATTGAATTTTAATGGAAAAATAAAATTTAAAAATAAAATGGAAAATAGTATGGAGAAGTTTAATTGTGAAAAAGTAGATGACCCAAGAGTGGCATCTATAAATAAGAAGCAATTTAAAATTAATGTAAAAAAATATAACAATAAGTATTTTATGAATTTAGTTACAGAAAGAAGTAGATTAGGGTTATGGTGTGGGTTTGATTCATATATTACTTGTGGAAATATTACAAATGAGACCTATAATGTTTCAGATGAATGTATTGAGCGAGAAATAGAAGTCTATGCCAAAAAAGATGAAAGGTTAAATTTAGAAATTGTTGTAGGCTATAGTAGAGTATATTCTGATTTAAATCTAAATGAAGAACGTTTAAAATCATTAGAATGTCTGGAGTCGTTAAAATGTTTAGAATCAGAAGCACATTTAAAATCATTAGAATTGGTTTTAAGAGAAGCATGTAATATTGGATTTGATAAAGTCAAAAATATTCAGAGAAAGAAAATGAATGAGTTTTGGACAACCTCTGATGTAGAGATTGAAGGCGATAAAACTCTTCAACTGGGGATAAAAACCAATTTATTTCATATTTATCAATCAGCAGGAAGAGATGGAAAGACTAATATATCAGCAAAAGGTCTTACAGGTGATGGCTATGAGGGGCATTATTTCTGGGATACAGAAATGTATATATTACCATTTTTTATATATACTCAACCATCCATTGCTAGAGCTTTATTAGATTATAGATACTCAATCTTAGATGCATCAAGAGAAAGAGCTAGAGAACTTGGAATAAATAAAGGTTGCTTATATTCATGGAGAACTATAAATGGTAATGAATGCAGTGCATATTATCCAGCAGGAACAGCACAGTTTCATATAAATGCAGATATAGCTTATGGTATTAGAACGTATTTTGAAGCAACTAATGATGAAGAATTTATGATGCAAAATGGCTTAGAAATTCTTATAGAAACAGCAAGATTTTGGGTTGAATTTGGAGATTATATAGAATCAAAAAATAATAAATTCTGTATAAATGGAGTAACAGGACCAGATGAATATACAGCAATAGTAAACAATAATTACTACACTAATTTAATGGCTAAGTATAATTTAATATATGCAGTACAGATGGTAGATAAATTTAAGCATAATTTATTTTCAAATGAAGTATTTAGAAAAGTTAAATTACAAGAATATGAAGTGAAAAACTGGATAAATGCCGCTCAAAATATGTATTTACCATATGATGAAGAGAAGAAAATAAGCAAACAAGACGATTCATTTTTAGAAAAATCAGTATGGGATTTTAAAAATACACCAAAAGAAAAATATCCATTACTTCTTCATTATCATCCATTAACAATATATAGATATCAAGTAAATAAACAAGCAGATACTGTACTTTCAGCGTTGCTTTTCCCTGATGAGTTTAGCTTAGAACAAAAGAAGAGAGATTTTGAATACTATGAAAAAATAACTACTCATGATTCATCTTTGTCAAGGTCAATATTTGGAATGATGGCAAGTGAAATTGGAAATCATGAAAAAGCTTATAACTATTTTATGGACACAGCATTAATGGATATTAATAACCTACAAAAAAATACAAGTGATGGAATACATGCTGCTAATATGGGTGGAACATGGATGAGTTTAGTATATGGATTTGCAGGAATGAAAATAAAAAATGATAAATTAAGTTTTGAACCAAGGATACCTAAACACTGGAAAAATATTAAATTTAATATATTATTTAGAGATAATTTAGTTTCTGTAAATATAGAAGAATATAAATCTTATTATAAGTTAATCAAAGGTAGAAATATAACCATATTACATGATAATAAAGAAATAAAATTATCAAAGAACATAATAGAAGTTAATAATTGTTTTAAAGGGAGTAATTAA
- a CDS encoding family 1 glycosylhydrolase: protein MKLGKDFLWGGAISANQSEGFYLDGGKGLSQFDKLPLNDKRLKDVCLDEDNILNENNQYYPSHIGIKFCENYKEDIAMLAEIGFKCFRFSISWSRIFPTGEESEPNEKGLQLYDNIIKELKKYNIEPLITISHFDIPYSLVEKYSGWADRRVVNLYVKYAEILMKRYKDDVKYWIPFNEMNMIIHIPYIGAGLTFIADENQLQKKYQAAHHQLLANAKTIEIGRYINKEFKFGCMLAAGKTYPYTCKPEDVFATLEHERHNLFFSDVQVRGVYPSFMNYYLKSNQIKLIIKEEDLSTLKDNTVDFVSFSYYSSACSSARAEGLEKSKANGPETIKNPYLPKSNSVWQNDPVGLRITMNQLYERYQLPLFIVENGLGTQDIVNEDGKIIDDYRIDYMKEHIKNMILGVNEDGIELIGYLMWGCIDVTSVSEGKMTKRYGIIHVDSDDYGRGSFKRTKKQSAFWYKKVIETDGEILFNDMETHA from the coding sequence ATGAAATTAGGGAAAGATTTTTTATGGGGAGGGGCAATTTCAGCCAATCAAAGTGAAGGGTTTTATTTAGATGGAGGAAAAGGTTTATCTCAGTTTGATAAACTCCCATTAAATGATAAGAGATTAAAAGATGTATGTTTAGATGAGGATAATATTTTAAATGAAAATAATCAATACTATCCAAGTCATATAGGGATTAAATTTTGTGAAAATTACAAAGAAGATATAGCAATGTTAGCAGAAATAGGTTTTAAATGTTTTAGATTTTCTATATCTTGGTCAAGAATATTCCCAACAGGAGAAGAAAGTGAACCAAATGAAAAGGGATTACAACTTTATGATAATATAATAAAAGAATTAAAAAAATATAATATAGAGCCATTAATAACGATAAGCCACTTTGATATACCTTATTCTCTAGTTGAAAAATATTCTGGGTGGGCTGATAGAAGAGTGGTTAATTTATATGTAAAATATGCTGAAATTTTGATGAAAAGATATAAAGATGATGTCAAATACTGGATTCCTTTTAACGAAATGAATATGATAATACATATTCCATATATAGGTGCTGGGTTAACTTTTATAGCTGATGAAAATCAACTTCAGAAAAAATATCAAGCAGCACACCATCAATTATTAGCTAATGCAAAAACTATAGAAATAGGAAGGTATATAAATAAAGAATTTAAGTTTGGGTGTATGTTAGCTGCTGGAAAAACATATCCATACACATGTAAACCAGAAGATGTATTTGCAACTTTAGAGCATGAAAGGCATAATTTGTTTTTTTCTGATGTTCAAGTTAGGGGTGTGTATCCAAGCTTTATGAATTATTATTTAAAATCAAATCAAATAAAATTAATAATAAAAGAGGAAGATTTATCAACACTTAAGGATAATACTGTAGATTTTGTATCTTTTAGCTATTATTCTAGTGCTTGTAGTTCAGCTAGAGCTGAAGGTTTAGAAAAATCAAAGGCAAACGGACCAGAAACCATAAAAAATCCATATCTTCCAAAATCAAATAGTGTATGGCAAAACGACCCTGTAGGGTTAAGAATAACTATGAATCAGTTATATGAAAGGTATCAGTTACCTTTATTTATAGTAGAAAATGGACTGGGTACTCAAGATATTGTAAATGAAGATGGAAAAATAATTGATGATTATCGTATAGATTACATGAAAGAACATATTAAAAATATGATTCTTGGAGTAAATGAAGATGGAATAGAGCTTATAGGATATCTTATGTGGGGATGTATAGATGTAACCAGTGTAAGTGAAGGAAAGATGACAAAACGATATGGCATAATTCATGTTGATTCTGATGACTATGGAAGAGGCTCATTTAAAAGAACTAAAAAACAAAGTGCTTTTTGGTATAAAAAAGTAATAGAAACAGATGGAGAAATTTTATTTAATGATATGGAAACTCATGCATAA
- a CDS encoding AraC family transcriptional regulator: MAIYLEMPKLIHEFPFRTLSNEGEVLTTPHWHKEIEILLITEGVVNLFINDKPMQLKKGEIVIIKGGDIHYILPSPGSERLVFQFDISFFNDLILLNEEKESLINLFSSIKKCSRDWSAKIRKSVFDILIDIYNEDLYKIEGYSYAIKGKMYNLIPILYRQIPREIEENTVEYEINSKEILERLNNIFKYVEKNYKQPIKLEDVSYEVGFSVYYFTKFFKKNTGKTFITFLNEYRLEKAKWILLNNNISIVDLVEEVGFGSTKTFYRVFKEKIGVSPLEFKKRYNSLEKKGSVSK, translated from the coding sequence ATGGCAATATATTTAGAAATGCCTAAATTAATACATGAATTTCCTTTTCGTACTCTATCAAATGAAGGAGAAGTATTAACAACACCACACTGGCATAAGGAAATAGAAATATTACTTATAACAGAAGGTGTAGTAAATCTATTTATAAATGACAAGCCTATGCAATTAAAAAAAGGCGAGATAGTGATAATAAAAGGAGGAGATATTCATTATATACTGCCATCACCGGGAAGTGAAAGATTAGTATTTCAATTTGATATATCTTTTTTTAATGATTTAATTTTATTAAATGAGGAGAAAGAAAGCTTAATTAATTTATTCAGTAGTATAAAAAAATGTAGTAGAGATTGGTCAGCAAAAATAAGAAAGTCAGTTTTCGATATATTGATAGATATCTACAATGAAGACCTATACAAAATAGAAGGATATAGTTATGCAATAAAAGGTAAAATGTATAATTTAATTCCTATATTATATAGACAGATTCCTAGAGAAATTGAAGAAAATACAGTAGAATATGAAATAAACTCTAAAGAGATATTAGAGAGATTGAACAATATATTCAAATATGTAGAAAAAAATTATAAACAACCTATAAAATTAGAAGATGTGTCTTATGAAGTAGGATTTAGTGTATATTATTTTACTAAATTTTTCAAAAAAAATACAGGAAAAACATTTATAACTTTTTTAAATGAATATAGATTAGAAAAAGCAAAGTGGATATTACTTAATAACAATATATCCATTGTAGATTTGGTTGAAGAAGTTGGTTTTGGAAGTACAAAAACTTTTTACAGAGTATTTAAAGAAAAAATTGGAGTCTCTCCATTAGAATTTAAAAAAAGATATAATAGCTTGGAAAAAAAAGGGAGTGTCTCAAAATGA
- a CDS encoding PTS sugar transporter subunit IIA, with the protein MEIREILTEESIILDLKSTTKEGIIQELVDKLYDTGSITLKSKFIKALKHREKIGSTSIGYQMAMPHGKTKYVKKASVVIGKSKKGVDWPSIDGLPVKVIIMFAMPQSGGNEDMILISKIAYILGGKNIGERLLNAHTKKEILDIFYEV; encoded by the coding sequence ATGGAAATTAGAGAAATATTAACAGAAGAAAGCATTATTTTAGATTTGAAATCAACTACAAAAGAAGGCATAATACAGGAATTAGTAGATAAATTATACGATACAGGAAGTATAACTTTAAAAAGTAAGTTTATAAAGGCATTAAAACATAGAGAAAAAATAGGCTCTACTAGTATAGGTTATCAAATGGCCATGCCACATGGAAAAACAAAATATGTAAAGAAGGCATCTGTAGTAATAGGTAAATCTAAAAAAGGTGTAGATTGGCCAAGTATAGATGGCTTACCTGTAAAAGTAATAATTATGTTTGCTATGCCACAATCTGGAGGCAATGAAGATATGATATTAATATCTAAAATAGCTTACATTTTAGGTGGTAAAAATATAGGTGAAAGACTTTTAAATGCACATACAAAAAAAGAAATATTAGATATATTTTATGAAGTGTAG
- a CDS encoding BglG family transcription antiterminator, whose amino-acid sequence MLVSRQIEFLKLILNENKYRPIKYFKDKLNVSDKTLQKDLKMIEKYLETFNIKIDIKRGYGILIEDLAKKNIDLINSLNIQSKENKSLSVEQRRMEILKYLLLNSNNITSINQLADKYYVSKTSIVNDFKYIEAWIKEYNLKLNKTLEGTKIIGKEVDIRKSIAKMMDDLLDENYEQHDISELTRLDSATFSALINLFDIDSIIFVETIITELEYNLGYTINQPYYINLITHILICLKRIEEGNQIESQKEREISVDNLDELVYKNVTTLIDKIENRYRVKITKDELMYIYIFLVSSGFSSENNSSYNDESDRLSESEKVSSIMIENMSQFLNINLKNDDLLQKSLASHVRPMLNRLRYDIQIKNPLLGEIQERFSDVLGLCMMTINIMTEYDNLKNISIDEVSYLATYFQAAIERNMSSKRVIVVCHTGYGTSQLLAARLKREFPEWTIVDIVPMHQLSKRNLDDVDFVISTVNLDLKDKLHIVVSVLLMENDINNIKNALLSKPKKSMNLDTNLLGMYLEDNIYFNFDVAQMESLIGVNLGSKYESISLGKDLNIYIHKQSKLNKGIMNINNVTRTIDIYLEISNQSFLKNILMEISNLYRQKNYINYIIDCKSKEDIKILFKNNLLEKTNGN is encoded by the coding sequence ATGCTTGTGTCGAGGCAAATTGAATTTCTTAAATTGATACTAAACGAAAATAAATATAGACCTATAAAATACTTTAAAGATAAATTAAATGTATCTGATAAAACTTTACAAAAAGATTTGAAGATGATTGAGAAATATTTAGAAACTTTTAATATAAAAATTGATATAAAAAGAGGCTATGGAATATTAATAGAAGATTTAGCAAAGAAGAACATAGACTTAATTAATAGTTTAAATATACAATCGAAGGAAAATAAATCTTTATCAGTAGAGCAGAGAAGAATGGAGATTTTAAAGTATTTATTGCTAAATTCAAATAATATAACTTCAATAAATCAGTTAGCAGATAAATATTATGTAAGTAAAACTTCTATAGTAAATGATTTTAAATATATAGAGGCATGGATAAAAGAATACAATTTAAAACTTAATAAAACTTTAGAAGGAACTAAGATTATAGGTAAAGAAGTGGATATAAGGAAATCGATTGCCAAAATGATGGATGATTTATTAGATGAAAATTATGAACAACATGATATATCTGAGTTAACAAGATTAGATTCTGCTACATTTAGTGCATTGATAAATTTATTTGATATTGATTCTATTATATTTGTAGAAACTATAATTACAGAATTAGAATACAATTTAGGATATACTATAAATCAGCCCTACTATATAAATTTAATTACCCATATACTTATATGTTTAAAGAGAATCGAAGAAGGTAATCAAATAGAATCTCAGAAAGAAAGAGAAATTTCTGTAGATAATTTGGACGAGTTAGTATATAAAAATGTCACTACACTTATAGATAAAATAGAAAATAGATACAGAGTAAAAATAACGAAAGATGAACTTATGTACATATATATTTTTTTGGTATCATCTGGATTTAGTAGCGAAAATAATAGTAGTTACAATGATGAATCAGATAGATTAAGTGAAAGTGAAAAAGTTTCATCTATAATGATAGAGAATATGTCACAATTTTTAAATATAAATCTCAAAAATGATGACTTACTACAAAAAAGTCTAGCATCTCATGTAAGGCCTATGTTAAACAGATTAAGATATGATATCCAAATAAAAAACCCGTTGTTAGGAGAGATACAAGAGCGATTTTCAGATGTGCTGGGATTATGTATGATGACTATAAATATTATGACAGAGTATGATAATCTGAAGAATATTAGTATAGATGAAGTTTCATATCTTGCCACATATTTTCAAGCGGCAATAGAAAGAAATATGAGTAGTAAAAGAGTAATAGTAGTTTGTCATACAGGATATGGAACATCTCAGCTCCTTGCAGCCAGATTAAAAAGAGAATTTCCTGAATGGACTATAGTTGATATAGTTCCTATGCATCAGTTGAGTAAGCGAAATTTAGATGATGTAGACTTTGTAATATCTACTGTAAACTTAGATTTGAAAGATAAATTACATATAGTTGTATCAGTACTATTAATGGAAAATGATATTAATAATATAAAAAATGCTTTACTTTCTAAACCTAAAAAAAGTATGAACTTAGATACAAACTTATTAGGAATGTATTTAGAAGATAATATATATTTTAATTTTGATGTAGCTCAGATGGAAAGTTTAATAGGTGTGAATTTAGGGAGTAAATATGAATCTATTTCATTAGGAAAAGATTTAAATATATATATACATAAGCAAAGTAAATTAAATAAAGGGATAATGAATATCAATAATGTTACTAGAACTATTGATATTTATTTAGAAATTAGTAATCAAAGTTTTTTAAAGAATATTTTAATGGAAATATCAAATTTATATAGGCAAAAGAACTATATAAACTATATAATAGATTGCAAGAGCAAAGAGGATATTAAAATATTATTTAAGAATAATCTATTGGAGAAAACAAATGGAAATTAG